CTTGAGGACTCGCAGCCGTTACCACGTTCGAACCAGTGGTATTTTTTTGAACCGCTCGAATTTGAAGCAACGCACGGAACGGTGCGCGACAGATAGGACAGTTATTGGCTTGATAACGCAGTGAATCAGCACACGAATTGCACAGACACAGATGGCGACAGGGGAGAATCAGTGTGTCCCTGGTGTCACACATACAGATTACACACTCGCTTCCGTTGTCGTCGGTGTCTTCATCACCAATGgacttattaacaagtttattctcGATCCCGTAAATCTCCTGCAGTAAGTAACACAAACCATCGACGAAAATCTTCTGTTTCAGAGCTCGCAGAGCATAAGTTCCATCCGTATGGTGGTCCACCACACAAATGGTAGTGTGACTTTGACGACAATCTTCATTACCTTCCTCCACTACACAGTGTATGACTACTGGGAATGTATCCTTTTCGGAGCTGTACGATAGATCGTCTTCGGAGAAAAGTGCTGGGCTAAATATATGTGATGGGGCTGAAAAAATCTGGTTCACTCCCCGTTTGAAGTGGAATGTTTCGGACGATAGAGATGAATCACGGGGAATGTAATTCACACCAGTGCTTCCAACGTCCTCAATGCAGAAATAGTATACCGTGATGGCACACCTTGCATCGGCATCAAACACAAACTCTATGTTGTACGCACTTGCTTTAGTGCCATCGCCGTGGATTTTGGCCGCACAGTCGGATGCTTTGACGAATCGTACGGATTCTTTGCGTATATTAATCAAACTCTTCAATGTTTTCGTTGGTTCAGTCGCTTGTGGTGGTGGATAAGGAAACTAAAAACAGTAGGACATTGATAGCTTCTCTAAAatctcaaaactttttttttgtccaaTGTCAACTTACGGGAGTCGGTTTACAACCAAGAAAATTAAGATCTGCATTTTCACCAAAAAGATACGCTTCTGGCTGAGGGGTATCGAATCGTTCACCTCCCATTATAAAGTGGGTACCGAAGTAGTTACCTATAAACATATGGCAAGATTTTTCTCAGTGGTGTTCAGGTTTCTTAATTTCATGAAAGTGTATTAATTGCCTTACCCGATCGAGGAGGATACTTGTACTGATGATTAGCGCTAACATCTGCCTCTTCCACGGTTGCATTCTGCCTGCTAGTCAATGCACCCATTTTTGTTGCCGTACTACCACTGCCAATGATTCTTTGAACCTATGAGCAAATGTCTTTCGTAGCTAGTCTACCCTCTTTTCCAGCTACGTAGAAATGAGCCTTGGATTAGTGCAATGCAGGGCAATACGTGTTTGTGTTTTCTTAGGACTTTGGTCACCAACGAAAAAAGTTTTCACTCCGACATTATGAATTGGTAAAAGTTACCCATTTGACACAATTAGAGAAAGAAAATATCACACACTGTGCTCCCGTTACCCTGTACGTCTACTACCTAGCACACTTCGCAAGTAGCGTTGAGAAAAAGGTACGATCAGGTCGATGATTTGCGTGTGTGGTGGTACTTgaacataaataaaaattatgtttgaaacatTTTCCACAGCCAGCGCATCTTGATGCAGAGGGCAAAATCAAATATACTAAGTTATATCATTTTCTTTGTATAAAAGTTTAACATGgacacaatttttacgtaaatatgTGAACCAAAACACTAGTGTCATTGTGTGTAAGCCACACCTCACTCTGAGATATTGGTTGCCATTGTCTACCTCTTTATTACAAACCTATAGTGGTGTGCAAGTGACCAAGGTTGATAGACAAAAGTAGCGTTAGAGATAGCGACAGTGAAACCGTACACGCAACCGAAAACATATGCCGTAACCAGGTACTGTTAATTTACGttgaatatattatttttttctttaatagCTACTTCCCACTAATTCAATTTTCGTGCACATATATTAAGCCATAAATTGAATGTGAAATTGTTCCGAATTTACTAAATACAGTTTCACGCGAATGTCACTGATTCACTCATCGCACGCACGCATCAgctttctcgaaaatggctaaacccattttcacaaacatagattcaaatgaaaggtcctaagttcccatacaaaattcctgaatttcatttggatccgagttctggttccggagtaacaAAACGATATGCACTAATAAAgtgcaaataatgtcactcaattttctcggcaaCGGTTGgacggattttcacaaacttagatttaaacgaaaggtcttctggtcactTACAAAGTttctaaattttatttggatctgttctaaaattacagggtgatatatgcCAAAATAAGTGAAAATAATTCCAGTAGCTTATTTCGAAGATAGCTCAACTATCTTAGATCGTCAAATAACATAAGGATATGAAATTCTTGTTTCAAATTTCTTACTAATTTTCCTCAGAGATGACGTGaccgttcaaatgaaaggtctcatagtcccaaacAAAACTCccaaatttcatcaggatcttacttccggtttcggaattatagggtaaaatgtgttaaaaattcgaTACCGCCAtttaaagcggcgaaacaaaaaacctaaATCTATTTCCTCGGATCTACTCCAATTGGTAGCCATTATTAGTAGACaattaaacaaatcgatttcggctatcctggtaccAATTTTCCGATTCCGGATGCACCGGAAACAGTGGTTATATATATTCCAAAacggatttcactcacttttctgaacgatggcttgaccgatttgcgCAAACTCAATttaaaatgagaggtcttatatTCCCATATTGAATTCTTGACTTTCGTCCGGATCAGACTTACgggtccggaattacagggtgaagaattGTATACCGTCACCAAAAGCGGCGAAGTAGAacacgtaaaataatttctaaactcgtctcaaaactattccaatcggtagtcattgtcagtagacggccaaacggtTCCCGGTTTCTCGACGATTGTAatcatagactcaaaaatggatcccagtcccttttctcgaaccgacttcgattataccggttctcggattCCGGTATTTGCAATAGTGGGACTCTGTgtttgatagtcccataaaactATTCAAGTTCAACTTCCGGTTGTAACATTACAAGATAATaaactttcaaaatttcaaaccgtcacagAGAATCGTAAAATATCCTCTAAGTTGTGCACGAAACTGTTCCAATCGTGTTAGTTTATAGCAATACGAGCTGTTTTTGGTTATACTGGACCCGTCATTTATTTCAAACCACCATTCAAATCTGAGATGCAGCAAATTTTGGAAATTCGTTCAAATTGGGCTTAATACTGTTTCAGTTTGTAGCTCatataatctttttttttccctttatgggctgctctggccgaggggggtggttacaacgatccgcactttccataccagacgaactaggctatggtgcccaaataaacactagtaacgaatgaggaaatcctccagcatgtaacccaagcgacagattcctttacggttatcaatttacaacgaaagatacgaatatcttcgccagagagtttgtcacttgggcaggaagtgtgtgcttcaccctgtaaccagtcaatcattgagtcgtgcgtctgtatcgtattggtattttgtcactctaccaactgcttctgtgtcgtaaatgtcctcgtcgatgagactttggaaaatcgatccagataacataataatttttatctttttacatTTATGACATCTGcgtccaagttggagaaatctaagtacattcaaacctttcccgatttgagagtgtatttacacctgatcaatcagtttcgccgtcattgcagtttgtaaacattaccgataccgaaccggatcggaaaggtttgaaagttcctaaacggctcataagatatcaatttactcctattcctgataacactagtcctcctttttgaattaaattcaccaagttcaggacgaatatgatatattaacattaatcccaactggatcaagataaatcaaattggtgaccaattccaggcataagaatgctcgaaaccacctaatgacctattgtcaatttcaagcagtattagtcctgtacactccgtgatcgatccagataacataataattttcatctttttacatttataagcgaacgatcgatctcggtatggtctgaCTTCGTCAATACGAgaagtataaattgactccaacccccatccgccaagcgggggtacgcgccctgtagctcatcatccaaagcctagggtGTTTGTAGCTCATATAATCTTATAGTTTAATGATCTGAATTTCACTATACCGGTAACTAGTTTTCGGTTCCCGgaattccggaaatagtggccaaaaTCTTCAAAAGGGAGCTCCcttcattttctcaaatatAGTTGAATCGGTTTGCActaacataaattcaaatgaactAGTAGTAATACTAGTGGTAGTATTATACAAAAGATGTCTTCAAAACTGGGTTctacattttttcaatttgtagtattttgattactcATCAATATATAGGAgagaatgaataatatgagaaaggcatcattacaccactagatggtatACAATATTTGTTATACTTATATTTCATACAGGTTTATAGATTATGTCGGGTCATTGAAACGGAAATGACATCATTAATAACGGTAATCAGAAAAGTATCATTACAACACTAGATGGATGGAAACGGTTTTTGTGTGAATGTGCTCAACTGTCTAAAAGGGTTCGATCAAAGCTGGATCTATACAAACCTCAACATGACTCTTAAAGCCACACTGAATCAAGCATTGAAATGAAATTGGGGAAAAATATATATCCTGGAGCCAGCAATCAAACCAGCCAAACTACTTCAGTTCGTGGAACTGCTGTGCCTTTGAACCACTCTGGAATACCATAAACATAATGGCTCGATTGAAGATTGTATtcgaaaaaagtaacacattcaTTACTATAGAACTGTTTATTTAGCCCCGAATTCAACTAACATATTCTTTTGTGTATAACTTTTTATcgcataaataaaaattttgggtAACACTAGTTTAGTAAgcaatgcactatggtccgaaacgggaagttatcgtgacaaaaatattttcactattaaatattagttttttgtagttgatgtcttcacaaaagttgtttgtaatcaaatggtgctccttttgatgaaaaaagttactggggtggtcctcatttagattgaaatctgaaatctaactttcttaattgaattcaaaaatgattttgttgtacaataaagttgaagaaaatttttttttgagcaactttgttgaaaagagcacctctctagcttttcatttgatcgagttacatcaattttcccgagtaaaagtagggtggctccttaaGAAtctctttttttgttctaacttttttgtgaaaagttctacggaaaagttgtcttcagatgagttgttgaactaattattgcgcacaattttgctcaatcaagctttttcatatgagcaaccagtaaaaagttatgattgttttttcatcaaaaactagtcaagattcatatatcaatattcattaggtgccagatcgataaaaatgtatcctatgtggttcctgaaaggtcataatataagtaaaaacatactgtgttttctttttgataAAATCTTACGAGGGGCGAAGTGATACAGAAATAAAAGCGAAAAAATGCTATCCGTGAAAGCAAGGAAGGTAAAAGATTACTTCCAGTACAATCCAAACCTCTCTATCCTGGACGTGGCTAAAAAAGTCCATTCTTCCGTCCGGTTCGTTCATCAAACAATGAAGCTGGTCGGATTTCATGTCTTCAAGGAAAGAAAGACGTCTAACCGAACCGATAAATTGAATATGGTGACCAAAAACCGCGCGTGATTGATTTGAAAGGTGGGTGGGTTATGTCAGAGTCCTAACTGGAAGAcgtaaatacactgaagtcttttttatgcgaatttaggtaccgcataaaaaaaccgcataactctgaaaattcgcatacaaaaaaacgcttaactctgaaactttgcataaaaaaaaccgcataactctgaaacttagaaaaaaaaaaacgcgtaactctgaaaatctgcataaaaaaagtcgcgtaaaaaaaccgcataaaaaagaccgcagttgTACGAACAAAATTGACATGCTTCTTTCgctctttcgaatatcaataattGTTCGTATTAGTTCATTGTTTGTGTGCAACTTTTACGGTGCATCTATTGTAAAGTATGACTGGAGCTGAGTTAAAGAACTAAACTCGGAACCTGTGACTGGGCCCGAATTTCGTtagcaaaattcaggttcaaaatccaTAACAAAAATTCACTTCatgaattttcagaattcaggttcccaAATTTAATTCTGGGACTGAATACTGAACCTAAATTCCGAACCTGATTTAAggcactgaattcagttccaaaatttagttccgaatttaattccagttttctgaatctgaattttagAAATGAACtcagaaactgaatttaggaactaaattctgaaactgaaatcagcaattaaattcaggttcagaagtcagttccaaaattcttgTTCGAAGTTCAAACTCAGAATTTTATTCCAGAATCCAAATCTATTCTACtcatatcttgaattttgtttcagaacTCTGAATGAGAATTCTTATGACAGATGACGCTCTATTTTGGGTGGATCTGGCATCTTGCCAATCTGCGGAGCCGGTGTTGAATTGGTACGACACCGAAAAGGTTGTTGCTGTGGCGAAGAAGGCAAATCCTGCCCATTAGGAAAATTCTGAGTGATTATGAAGGAAATACAAACATGTAAAATACTCGAAAACGTCACGAATTTGCAGAAAGAGTGAATGAAAGTGTGTAAACAAAAAATGATGTGAATGTTGCACAGGATTTGATGGGAAGCGTTAGATTCATGGTGCGGACAATAAGAGAATGAATAGAGTGAATAAACCGACTTTGTAAAATCATAGCTTATATTTGTTTATGTATTCCTTGAGAGTTTTGAAAATATCCGGCTTAAATTAAATTTCTAGcatatgatattttttcgttagaTGTAGTCTTTACTTTATTGTGCTATGCTAAGAAAATATAACAAAGCATCAAATAAAATAACTTTCATCTTTGATCATGTATCTACTAAATAGACGAATAGTGCCATTATGTTTGCCTTATTCATATTTTGCATTTTATCCTTGTGTTTGGTCTTCGAGTCGTTGAAGCATAGTAATTCAAACAGAATTTTAGAAATGAACtcagaaactgaatttaggaactaaattctgaaactgaaatcagcaattaaattcaggttcagaagtcagttccaaaattcttgTTCGAAGTTCAAACTCAGAATTTTATTCCAGAATCCAAATCTATTCTACtcatatcttgaattttgtttcagaacTCTGAATGAGTATTCTTATGACAGATGACGCTCTATTTTGGGTGGAT
This genomic window from Malaya genurostris strain Urasoe2022 chromosome 1, Malgen_1.1, whole genome shotgun sequence contains:
- the LOC131429336 gene encoding probable E3 ubiquitin-protein ligase MGRN1, whose protein sequence is MGALTSRQNATVEEADVSANHQYKYPPRSGNYFGTHFIMGGERFDTPQPEAYLFGENADLNFLGCKPTPFPYPPPQATEPTKTLKSLINIRKESVRFVKASDCAAKIHGDGTKASAYNIEFVFDADARCAITVYYFCIEDVGSTGVNYIPRDSSLSSETFHFKRGVNQIFSAPSHIFSPALFSEDDLSYSSEKDTFPVVIHCVVEEGNEDCRQSHTTICVVDHHTDGTYALRALKQKIFVDGLCYLLQEIYGIENKLVNKSIGDEDTDDNGSECVICMCDTRDTLILPCRHLCLCNSCADSLRYQANNCPICRAPFRALLQIRAVQKNTTGSNVVTAASPQDTTDNIPSGYIPVSLIEALNGPISMSKQQSNADNTSTMESPKENTNQTEKQESGKNSGKEADTTGSREKLNQTAVDYRMSLLLSKEDGTVACVTKELLTKHSPLLQRAPVSKDKNPREKGSLRIQPSQLMVKDAAALDRETVQLVNEKSKLPNLSEIDDDSEAEKLSPLLQKADSDGTDRNCDTYEKMPRILRMDEETMNSRNQKAVVALASAEDSDYYTPEDPHTTILSPLKGDEKSDSTKKLSTPLTALKEASQGSLPDSPISGNSHTSTRSSGDSYSSSSSTRQLLSSVTANDTPTHVTVNVDASPEGLVKHEIKIGTNTKMDCIDSD